In Dama dama isolate Ldn47 chromosome 26, ASM3311817v1, whole genome shotgun sequence, a single genomic region encodes these proteins:
- the FRMD1 gene encoding FERM domain-containing protein 1 isoform X4, translated as MTAELRDVLVLLPTQERLRLSVGVQATGRELFQQVCDRTGIREAHFFGLSVVRNNEHVFMDLEQKLSKYFSKDWKRETRGPQGSGRPGAPFVAFLGVQYYVENGRLIRDRAARHLYYRHLKERVLRSHCVHREEAYFLLAAYGLQADLGNHRRAAHAGCYFQPQAYFPQWIIAKRGSAYILRHAPALHREQRGLSPREAELRFIREACRLEDLPVHFFRLYKDKKEDQPTIILGLTLRGVQVFQEVNRTPQLLYDFPWPHVEKLAFLGEKFELWPHGQPAARRLVFRTGCTWRSRHLLRLLRTSHQLHLGLQRARQQLRQLEEAEEKQCYRESCVSDAPDADQDAEPAGSGDRAGAGGRPPCLRSRLSAGIRCSSLSLGFEVNPQRTGPAEPEGMSVDEPEGVAALPAEEPPSSPSSSRSSPGTVDGGRASPRQALAVVQVTLVSLRAPSAEATLHQILEPEVAAGHVDQHSRSLDHTRPEPAPRPAPRARALGRALDPGLRASVNSLSPSRLRKDQLPEEFVV; from the exons atgACTGCGGAGCTCCGGGACGTGCTGGTGCTGCTGCCTACACAGGAACGGCTGCGGCTGTCCGTGGGG GTGCAGGCCACGGGGCGCGAGCTCTTCCAGCAGGTGTGCGACCGGACCGGCATCAGAGAAGCCCACTTCTTTGGCCTCAGTGTGGTCAGAA ACAACGAGCACGTCTTCATGGATCTGGAGCAGAAGCTCAGCAAATACTTCTCCAAGGACTGGAAGCGAGAGACACGCGGA CCCCAGGGCAGCGGCAGGCCGGGCGCCCCCTTCGTGGCCTTCCTCGGGGTGCAGTACTACGTGGAAAACGGAAGGCTCATCAG GGACCGCGCGGCCCGGCACCTGTACTATCGCCACCTGAAGGAGCGCGTGCTGCGCTCGCACTGCGTCCACCGCGAGGAGGCCTACTTCCTGCTGGCCGCCTACGGGCTGCAGGCCGACCTGGGCAACCACCGCCGGGCGGCGCACGCCGGCTGCTACTTCCAGCCGCAGGCCTACTTCCCGCAGTGG ATCATCGCCAAGAGGGGCAGTGCCTACATCCTCAGACACGCGCCCGCCCTGCACCGCGAGCAGCGAGGCCTGAGCCCCCGGGAGGCCGAGCTGCGCTTCATCCGGGAGGCCTGCCGGTTGGAGGACCTGCCAGTGCACTTCTTCAGGCTCTACAAG GATAAGAAGGAGGACCAACCTACCATCATCCTGGGCCTGACGCTCAGAGGGGTGCAGGTCTTCCAG GAAGTGAACCGCACCCCACAACTTCTCTACGACTTCCCCTGGCCCCACGTTGAGAAGCTGGCCTTTCTG GGCGAGAAGTTCGAGCTCTGGCCCCACGGGCAGCCCGCAGCCCGCAGGCTCGTGTTCCGCACGGGCTGCACCTGGCGCTCCCGCCACCTGCTGCGCCTGCTCCGCACCAGCCACCAGCTGCACCTGGGCCTGCAGCGGGCGCGCCAGCAGCTGCGGCAGCTCGAGGAGGCGGAAG AGAAGCAGTGCTACCGGGAGTCCTGTGTCAGCGACGCGCCGGACGCCGACCAGGACGCGGAGCCGGCAGGCAGTGGGGACCGCGCGGGGGCAGGCGGGCGCCCCCCGTGTCTCCGCTCGCGCCTCTCGGCTGGCATCCGCTGCAGCTCCCTCTCACTGGGCTTCGAGGTCAACCCCCAGCGCACGGGGCCCGCGGAGCCGGAGGGGATGTCGGTGGATGAGCCCGAGGGGGTCGCCGCGCTCCCTGCAGAGGAGCCCCCCAGCAGCCCGAGCAGCAGCCGGAGCAGCCCTGGCACAGTCGACGGCGGCAGAG CCTCCCCGCGGCAGGCGCTGGCTGTGGTGCAGGTCACGCTGGTCAGCCTGAGGGCGCCAAGCGCTGAGGCCACCCTACACCAG ATCCTGGAGCCCGAGGTGGCAGCTGGACATGTGGACCAGCATAGCCGAAGCCTGGACCACACGCGCCCTGAGCCCGCCCCACGCCCGGCACCCCGCGCCCGTGCCCTCGGCCGAGCTCTGGACCCCGGGCTGAGGGCGTCCGTGAACTCCCTGTCCCCCAGCCGGCTCCGGAAGGACCAGCTCCCGGAGGAGTTTGTGGTGTAG
- the FRMD1 gene encoding FERM domain-containing protein 1 isoform X3 produces the protein MGTWGACPSGRPSSPSGFPVGPWVCGPRRALGPRSVPDLEEEVVRWGEGSAGAGWSQPACLFAFQASRLLRSLDLVLAPVPAFFPARSSQGTRPRKPAAGSRRKALVPRTVCGWRDDCGAPGRAGAAAYTGTAAAVRGGAGHGARALPAGVRPDRHQRSPLLWPQCGQKQRARLHGSGAEAQQILLQGLEARDTRTPGQRQAGRPLRGLPRGAVLRGKRKAHQGPRGPAPVLSPPEGARAALALRPPRGGLLPAGRLRAAGRPGQPPPGGARRLLLPAAGLLPAIIAKRGSAYILRHAPALHREQRGLSPREAELRFIREACRLEDLPVHFFRLYKEVNRTPQLLYDFPWPHVEKLAFLGEKFELWPHGQPAARRLVFRTGCTWRSRHLLRLLRTSHQLHLGLQRARQQLRQLEEAEEKQCYRESCVSDAPDADQDAEPAGSGDRAGAGGRPPCLRSRLSAGIRCSSLSLGFEVNPQRTGPAEPEGMSVDEPEGVAALPAEEPPSSPSSSRSSPGTVDGGRASPRQALAVVQVTLVSLRAPSAEATLHQILEPEVAAGHVDQHSRSLDHTRPEPAPRPAPRARALGRALDPGLRASVNSLSPSRLRKDQLPEEFVV, from the exons ATGGGGACCTGGGGCGCCTGTCCCTCGGGACGCCCCTCCAGCCCCTCCGGCTTCCCCGTGGGGCCCTGGGTCTGCGGTCCACGCAGGGCCTTGGGGCCACGCTCAGTCCCCGatctggaggaggaggtggtccGCTGGGGAGAGGGGTCAGCGGGAGCAGGGTGGAGCCAGCCTGCGTGTTTATTTGCATTCCAGGCATCGCGGCTACTTAGGAGCCTGGACCTTGTCCTGGCCCCAGTGCCAGCATTTTTCCCAGCCAGGAGCTCACAGGGCACCCGTCCCCGGAAGCCGGCAGCTGG TAGCAGACGGAAGGCCCTGGTCCCGAGAAccgtgtgcggctggcgggatgACTGCGGAGCTCCGGGACGTGCTGGTGCTGCTGCCTACACAGGAACGGCTGCGGCTGTCCGTGGGG GTGCAGGCCACGGGGCGCGAGCTCTTCCAGCAGGTGTGCGACCGGACCGGCATCAGAGAAGCCCACTTCTTTGGCCTCAGTGTGGTCAGAA ACAACGAGCACGTCTTCATGGATCTGGAGCAGAAGCTCAGCAAATACTTCTCCAAGGACTGGAAGCGAGAGACACGCGGA CCCCAGGGCAGCGGCAGGCCGGGCGCCCCCTTCGTGGCCTTCCTCGGGGTGCAGTACTACGTGGAAAACGGAAGGCTCATCAG GGACCGCGCGGCCCGGCACCTGTACTATCGCCACCTGAAGGAGCGCGTGCTGCGCTCGCACTGCGTCCACCGCGAGGAGGCCTACTTCCTGCTGGCCGCCTACGGGCTGCAGGCCGACCTGGGCAACCACCGCCGGGCGGCGCACGCCGGCTGCTACTTCCAGCCGCAGGCCTACTTCCCGCA ATCATCGCCAAGAGGGGCAGTGCCTACATCCTCAGACACGCGCCCGCCCTGCACCGCGAGCAGCGAGGCCTGAGCCCCCGGGAGGCCGAGCTGCGCTTCATCCGGGAGGCCTGCCGGTTGGAGGACCTGCCAGTGCACTTCTTCAGGCTCTACAAG GAAGTGAACCGCACCCCACAACTTCTCTACGACTTCCCCTGGCCCCACGTTGAGAAGCTGGCCTTTCTG GGCGAGAAGTTCGAGCTCTGGCCCCACGGGCAGCCCGCAGCCCGCAGGCTCGTGTTCCGCACGGGCTGCACCTGGCGCTCCCGCCACCTGCTGCGCCTGCTCCGCACCAGCCACCAGCTGCACCTGGGCCTGCAGCGGGCGCGCCAGCAGCTGCGGCAGCTCGAGGAGGCGGAAG AGAAGCAGTGCTACCGGGAGTCCTGTGTCAGCGACGCGCCGGACGCCGACCAGGACGCGGAGCCGGCAGGCAGTGGGGACCGCGCGGGGGCAGGCGGGCGCCCCCCGTGTCTCCGCTCGCGCCTCTCGGCTGGCATCCGCTGCAGCTCCCTCTCACTGGGCTTCGAGGTCAACCCCCAGCGCACGGGGCCCGCGGAGCCGGAGGGGATGTCGGTGGATGAGCCCGAGGGGGTCGCCGCGCTCCCTGCAGAGGAGCCCCCCAGCAGCCCGAGCAGCAGCCGGAGCAGCCCTGGCACAGTCGACGGCGGCAGAG CCTCCCCGCGGCAGGCGCTGGCTGTGGTGCAGGTCACGCTGGTCAGCCTGAGGGCGCCAAGCGCTGAGGCCACCCTACACCAG ATCCTGGAGCCCGAGGTGGCAGCTGGACATGTGGACCAGCATAGCCGAAGCCTGGACCACACGCGCCCTGAGCCCGCCCCACGCCCGGCACCCCGCGCCCGTGCCCTCGGCCGAGCTCTGGACCCCGGGCTGAGGGCGTCCGTGAACTCCCTGTCCCCCAGCCGGCTCCGGAAGGACCAGCTCCCGGAGGAGTTTGTGGTGTAG
- the FRMD1 gene encoding FERM domain-containing protein 1 isoform X2 produces MGTWGACPSGRPSSPSGFPVGPWVCGPRRALGPRSVPDLEEEVVRWGEGSAGAGWSQPACLFAFQASRLLRSLDLVLAPVPAFFPARSSQGTRPRKPAAGRRKALVPRTVCGWRDDCGAPGRAGAAAYTGTAAAVRGGAGHGARALPAGVRPDRHQRSPLLWPQCGQKQRARLHGSGAEAQQILLQGLEARDTRTPGQRQAGRPLRGLPRGAVLRGKRKAHQGPRGPAPVLSPPEGARAALALRPPRGGLLPAGRLRAAGRPGQPPPGGARRLLLPAAGLLPAIIAKRGSAYILRHAPALHREQRGLSPREAELRFIREACRLEDLPVHFFRLYKDKKEDQPTIILGLTLRGVQVFQEVNRTPQLLYDFPWPHVEKLAFLGEKFELWPHGQPAARRLVFRTGCTWRSRHLLRLLRTSHQLHLGLQRARQQLRQLEEAEEKQCYRESCVSDAPDADQDAEPAGSGDRAGAGGRPPCLRSRLSAGIRCSSLSLGFEVNPQRTGPAEPEGMSVDEPEGVAALPAEEPPSSPSSSRSSPGTVDGGRASPRQALAVVQVTLVSLRAPSAEATLHQILEPEVAAGHVDQHSRSLDHTRPEPAPRPAPRARALGRALDPGLRASVNSLSPSRLRKDQLPEEFVV; encoded by the exons ATGGGGACCTGGGGCGCCTGTCCCTCGGGACGCCCCTCCAGCCCCTCCGGCTTCCCCGTGGGGCCCTGGGTCTGCGGTCCACGCAGGGCCTTGGGGCCACGCTCAGTCCCCGatctggaggaggaggtggtccGCTGGGGAGAGGGGTCAGCGGGAGCAGGGTGGAGCCAGCCTGCGTGTTTATTTGCATTCCAGGCATCGCGGCTACTTAGGAGCCTGGACCTTGTCCTGGCCCCAGTGCCAGCATTTTTCCCAGCCAGGAGCTCACAGGGCACCCGTCCCCGGAAGCCGGCAGCTGG CAGACGGAAGGCCCTGGTCCCGAGAAccgtgtgcggctggcgggatgACTGCGGAGCTCCGGGACGTGCTGGTGCTGCTGCCTACACAGGAACGGCTGCGGCTGTCCGTGGGG GTGCAGGCCACGGGGCGCGAGCTCTTCCAGCAGGTGTGCGACCGGACCGGCATCAGAGAAGCCCACTTCTTTGGCCTCAGTGTGGTCAGAA ACAACGAGCACGTCTTCATGGATCTGGAGCAGAAGCTCAGCAAATACTTCTCCAAGGACTGGAAGCGAGAGACACGCGGA CCCCAGGGCAGCGGCAGGCCGGGCGCCCCCTTCGTGGCCTTCCTCGGGGTGCAGTACTACGTGGAAAACGGAAGGCTCATCAG GGACCGCGCGGCCCGGCACCTGTACTATCGCCACCTGAAGGAGCGCGTGCTGCGCTCGCACTGCGTCCACCGCGAGGAGGCCTACTTCCTGCTGGCCGCCTACGGGCTGCAGGCCGACCTGGGCAACCACCGCCGGGCGGCGCACGCCGGCTGCTACTTCCAGCCGCAGGCCTACTTCCCGCA ATCATCGCCAAGAGGGGCAGTGCCTACATCCTCAGACACGCGCCCGCCCTGCACCGCGAGCAGCGAGGCCTGAGCCCCCGGGAGGCCGAGCTGCGCTTCATCCGGGAGGCCTGCCGGTTGGAGGACCTGCCAGTGCACTTCTTCAGGCTCTACAAG GATAAGAAGGAGGACCAACCTACCATCATCCTGGGCCTGACGCTCAGAGGGGTGCAGGTCTTCCAG GAAGTGAACCGCACCCCACAACTTCTCTACGACTTCCCCTGGCCCCACGTTGAGAAGCTGGCCTTTCTG GGCGAGAAGTTCGAGCTCTGGCCCCACGGGCAGCCCGCAGCCCGCAGGCTCGTGTTCCGCACGGGCTGCACCTGGCGCTCCCGCCACCTGCTGCGCCTGCTCCGCACCAGCCACCAGCTGCACCTGGGCCTGCAGCGGGCGCGCCAGCAGCTGCGGCAGCTCGAGGAGGCGGAAG AGAAGCAGTGCTACCGGGAGTCCTGTGTCAGCGACGCGCCGGACGCCGACCAGGACGCGGAGCCGGCAGGCAGTGGGGACCGCGCGGGGGCAGGCGGGCGCCCCCCGTGTCTCCGCTCGCGCCTCTCGGCTGGCATCCGCTGCAGCTCCCTCTCACTGGGCTTCGAGGTCAACCCCCAGCGCACGGGGCCCGCGGAGCCGGAGGGGATGTCGGTGGATGAGCCCGAGGGGGTCGCCGCGCTCCCTGCAGAGGAGCCCCCCAGCAGCCCGAGCAGCAGCCGGAGCAGCCCTGGCACAGTCGACGGCGGCAGAG CCTCCCCGCGGCAGGCGCTGGCTGTGGTGCAGGTCACGCTGGTCAGCCTGAGGGCGCCAAGCGCTGAGGCCACCCTACACCAG ATCCTGGAGCCCGAGGTGGCAGCTGGACATGTGGACCAGCATAGCCGAAGCCTGGACCACACGCGCCCTGAGCCCGCCCCACGCCCGGCACCCCGCGCCCGTGCCCTCGGCCGAGCTCTGGACCCCGGGCTGAGGGCGTCCGTGAACTCCCTGTCCCCCAGCCGGCTCCGGAAGGACCAGCTCCCGGAGGAGTTTGTGGTGTAG
- the KIF25 gene encoding kinesin-like protein KIF25 has product MTVYSPAESQRVVFEDVCPLLTSFLDGYNVCIMAYGQTGSGKSFTMLGPHCQEEPAPPSEPRGDAGIIPRAAGELFRLISEDASRSPEVDISIVEVYNNDIFDLLANDSCRVASGVKRQVLTTQQGKKAVCGLTYQSVRSAAEFLTLVGRGLQLRAKQPTAVHAESSRSHLVITVTLAAAACPRGPSGRPSTPAPRSDRSASTEPCRPGPQSPATGRRQSLPVPRRTRGRGLGRAAPDPLGQVHATLQLVDLAGSECAGVSGVTGPALRETSCINRSLAALSDVLGALAEGRGHIPYRNSRLTHLLQDALGGDAKLQVIVCVSPGQRHVAETLQSLGFGARARQVERGRPAPRKLR; this is encoded by the exons AGTTTACAGCCCAGCAGAATCTCAGAGAGTGGTGTTTGAAGATGTGTGTCCGCTTCTTACGTCCTTCTTGGATGG GTACAACGTCTGCATCATGGCTTATGGGCAGACGGGAAGCGGGAAGAGCTTCACCATGCTGGGCCCGCATTGCCAGGAGGAGCCGGCCCCGCCGTCGGAACCCCGCGGCGACGCAGGCATCATCCCCAGGGCGGCTGGAGAGCTCTTCAG GCTTATTTCAGAAGATGCATCACGGAGCCCGGAGGTGGACATTTCCATAGTGGAAGTTTATAACAATGACATTTTTGACCTTCTGGCTAACGACAGCTGTCGAGTGGCATCTGGGGTGAAGCGGCAGGTGCTGACGACCCAGCAGGGGAAGAAGGCGGTCTGCGGGCTGACCTACCA GTCGGTCCGCAGTGCCGCGGAGTTCCTGACGCTCGTGGGCAGGGGTCTGCAGCTGCGGGCGAAGCAGCCCACCGCGGTGCATGCCGAGTCCTCCCGATCTCACCTGGTGATAACCGTGACCCTGGCCGCAGCCGCCTGCCCCCGTGGCCCCAGCGGGCGGCCCTCCACACCTG CCCCGCGGTCAGATCGGTCAGCGTCCACAGAGCCCTGCCGGCCTGGACCGCAGTCGCCGGCCACCGGGAGGAGGCAGAGCCTGCCCGTGCCCCGAAGGACCCGCGGGCGTGGACTCGGGCGGGCGGCCCCGGACCCCCTGGGGCAGGTGCACGCCACCCTGCAGCTCGTGGACCTGGCGGGCAGTGAGTGTGCGG GTGTGTCTGGAGTGACGGGGCCAGCCCTGAGGGAGACTTCCTGCATAAACCGGAGCCTGGCGGCCCTCTCGGACGTCCTGGGCGCGCTGGCGGAGGGCAGAGGCCACATCCCCTACCGGAACAGCCGGCTCACCCACCTGCTGCAGGACGCGCTCG GAGGTGACGCCAAGTTACAGGTGATCGTGTGCGTGTCCCCAGGCCAGAGGCACGTGGCCGAGACGCTGCAGAGCCTGGGGTTTGGCGCCCGAGCGAGGCAAGTGGAGCGAGGCCGTCCAGCCCCCAGAAAACTCAGGTGA
- the FRMD1 gene encoding FERM domain-containing protein 1 isoform X1 translates to MGTWGACPSGRPSSPSGFPVGPWVCGPRRALGPRSVPDLEEEVVRWGEGSAGAGWSQPACLFAFQASRLLRSLDLVLAPVPAFFPARSSQGTRPRKPAAGSRRKALVPRTVCGWRDDCGAPGRAGAAAYTGTAAAVRGGAGHGARALPAGVRPDRHQRSPLLWPQCGQKQRARLHGSGAEAQQILLQGLEARDTRTPGQRQAGRPLRGLPRGAVLRGKRKAHQGPRGPAPVLSPPEGARAALALRPPRGGLLPAGRLRAAGRPGQPPPGGARRLLLPAAGLLPAIIAKRGSAYILRHAPALHREQRGLSPREAELRFIREACRLEDLPVHFFRLYKDKKEDQPTIILGLTLRGVQVFQEVNRTPQLLYDFPWPHVEKLAFLGEKFELWPHGQPAARRLVFRTGCTWRSRHLLRLLRTSHQLHLGLQRARQQLRQLEEAEEKQCYRESCVSDAPDADQDAEPAGSGDRAGAGGRPPCLRSRLSAGIRCSSLSLGFEVNPQRTGPAEPEGMSVDEPEGVAALPAEEPPSSPSSSRSSPGTVDGGRASPRQALAVVQVTLVSLRAPSAEATLHQILEPEVAAGHVDQHSRSLDHTRPEPAPRPAPRARALGRALDPGLRASVNSLSPSRLRKDQLPEEFVV, encoded by the exons ATGGGGACCTGGGGCGCCTGTCCCTCGGGACGCCCCTCCAGCCCCTCCGGCTTCCCCGTGGGGCCCTGGGTCTGCGGTCCACGCAGGGCCTTGGGGCCACGCTCAGTCCCCGatctggaggaggaggtggtccGCTGGGGAGAGGGGTCAGCGGGAGCAGGGTGGAGCCAGCCTGCGTGTTTATTTGCATTCCAGGCATCGCGGCTACTTAGGAGCCTGGACCTTGTCCTGGCCCCAGTGCCAGCATTTTTCCCAGCCAGGAGCTCACAGGGCACCCGTCCCCGGAAGCCGGCAGCTGG TAGCAGACGGAAGGCCCTGGTCCCGAGAAccgtgtgcggctggcgggatgACTGCGGAGCTCCGGGACGTGCTGGTGCTGCTGCCTACACAGGAACGGCTGCGGCTGTCCGTGGGG GTGCAGGCCACGGGGCGCGAGCTCTTCCAGCAGGTGTGCGACCGGACCGGCATCAGAGAAGCCCACTTCTTTGGCCTCAGTGTGGTCAGAA ACAACGAGCACGTCTTCATGGATCTGGAGCAGAAGCTCAGCAAATACTTCTCCAAGGACTGGAAGCGAGAGACACGCGGA CCCCAGGGCAGCGGCAGGCCGGGCGCCCCCTTCGTGGCCTTCCTCGGGGTGCAGTACTACGTGGAAAACGGAAGGCTCATCAG GGACCGCGCGGCCCGGCACCTGTACTATCGCCACCTGAAGGAGCGCGTGCTGCGCTCGCACTGCGTCCACCGCGAGGAGGCCTACTTCCTGCTGGCCGCCTACGGGCTGCAGGCCGACCTGGGCAACCACCGCCGGGCGGCGCACGCCGGCTGCTACTTCCAGCCGCAGGCCTACTTCCCGCA ATCATCGCCAAGAGGGGCAGTGCCTACATCCTCAGACACGCGCCCGCCCTGCACCGCGAGCAGCGAGGCCTGAGCCCCCGGGAGGCCGAGCTGCGCTTCATCCGGGAGGCCTGCCGGTTGGAGGACCTGCCAGTGCACTTCTTCAGGCTCTACAAG GATAAGAAGGAGGACCAACCTACCATCATCCTGGGCCTGACGCTCAGAGGGGTGCAGGTCTTCCAG GAAGTGAACCGCACCCCACAACTTCTCTACGACTTCCCCTGGCCCCACGTTGAGAAGCTGGCCTTTCTG GGCGAGAAGTTCGAGCTCTGGCCCCACGGGCAGCCCGCAGCCCGCAGGCTCGTGTTCCGCACGGGCTGCACCTGGCGCTCCCGCCACCTGCTGCGCCTGCTCCGCACCAGCCACCAGCTGCACCTGGGCCTGCAGCGGGCGCGCCAGCAGCTGCGGCAGCTCGAGGAGGCGGAAG AGAAGCAGTGCTACCGGGAGTCCTGTGTCAGCGACGCGCCGGACGCCGACCAGGACGCGGAGCCGGCAGGCAGTGGGGACCGCGCGGGGGCAGGCGGGCGCCCCCCGTGTCTCCGCTCGCGCCTCTCGGCTGGCATCCGCTGCAGCTCCCTCTCACTGGGCTTCGAGGTCAACCCCCAGCGCACGGGGCCCGCGGAGCCGGAGGGGATGTCGGTGGATGAGCCCGAGGGGGTCGCCGCGCTCCCTGCAGAGGAGCCCCCCAGCAGCCCGAGCAGCAGCCGGAGCAGCCCTGGCACAGTCGACGGCGGCAGAG CCTCCCCGCGGCAGGCGCTGGCTGTGGTGCAGGTCACGCTGGTCAGCCTGAGGGCGCCAAGCGCTGAGGCCACCCTACACCAG ATCCTGGAGCCCGAGGTGGCAGCTGGACATGTGGACCAGCATAGCCGAAGCCTGGACCACACGCGCCCTGAGCCCGCCCCACGCCCGGCACCCCGCGCCCGTGCCCTCGGCCGAGCTCTGGACCCCGGGCTGAGGGCGTCCGTGAACTCCCTGTCCCCCAGCCGGCTCCGGAAGGACCAGCTCCCGGAGGAGTTTGTGGTGTAG